GCTGTGCGACGCGGCGTCGGACGACTTCGCCCCGGCCGACACCGGTCCCGACGATCCGGCCCTGATCATCTACACCTCCGGCACCACCGGCCAGCCAAAGGGGGCGCTGCATGCGCACCGGGTGCTGCTGGGCCATCTGCCGGGCGTGGAGATGTCGCACGACCTGTTCCCGCAGCCGGGCGACCGCATCTGGACGCCGGCGGACTGGGCGTGGATCGGCGGGCTGCTCGACGTGCTGCTGCCGGCCTGGCACCACGGGGTGACGGTCGTCTCCCACCGGTTCGAGAAGTTCGATGCGGAGGCCGCCTTCGCCCTGCTGGCCGAGTTCCGGGTGCGCAACGCCTTCCTGCCGCCGACGGCGCTGAAGATGATGCGGTCGGTAACGGCGCCGCGGGCACGCCACGCCATCGCCATGCGCTCCGTCGCCAGCGGCGGCGAGACCTTGGGCGCCGGGATGCTCGACTGGGGACGGGAGACTTTCGGCGTCACCATCAACGAGTTCTACGGCCAGACCGAATGCAACATGATCGTCTCCTCGGCAGCCACGCTGATGGCGCCGAAGCCGGGCATCATGGGCCGACCGGTTCCCGGCCATGACGTGGCGGTGATCGACGGGGAGGGCAACCGCCTGCCGCCGGAACGGATCGGGCTGATCGCGGTGCGCCGGCCGGACCCGGTGATGTTCCTCGGCTACTGGAACAACCCGGGCGCCACCGCGGCGAAATTTATCGGCGACTGGCTGGTCACCGGCGACCAGGGGGAACTGGACGAGGACGGCTACATCCGCTTCGTCGGGCGCGATGACGATGTCATCACCTCGGCCGGCTACCGCATCGGTCCCGGCGAGATCGAGGATTGCCTGATCGGCCATCCCGCCGTCCGCATGGCGGCGGTGGTCGGCGTGCCCGACCCGCTGCGCACCGAGATCGTCAAGGCCTTCATCGTGCTGCAGGAGGGGGTAACGGCAGACGACGCGCTGGTCGCCGCGATCCAGGACCATGTGAAGACGCGGTTGGCCGCCCACGAATATCCGCGCGCAATCGAATTTCTCGAAAGCCTGCCCATGACCACCACCGGCAAGATCATTCGCCGGGAGTTGAGGAATCGTCCCTAATATCATGACAGAATTGATTTTATTGGTCGCGGCCTTCCTGGCCGGAGCGATGAACGCCGTTGCTGGCGGGGGCAGTTTCCTGACCCTGCCGGCCCTGATCTATGCCGGGGTGCCGCCGGTCGCCGCCAACGCCACCGGCACGGTCGCCCTGCTTCCCGGCTATGCCAGCGGAGTCTACGGCTACCGGCAGGATCTGGCGCCGGTCGGCAACCTCAGCCTGCCGCTGCTGTCGGTGGTCAGCCTCGTCGGCGGGCTGGCCGGGGCGGGCCTGCTGCTGGTGACCCCGGATTCGGTGTTCCGCGGCATCGTCCCGTGGCTGCTGCTGCTTGCCACCGGGCTGTTCGCCTTCGGCACCGTGCTGGCGCAACGGCTGCGCAGCCTCGGCCTGCACGGCAACGGCGCGATGATGGGCACCTTGTTCGCGGTGTCGGTCTATGGCGGCTATTTCAACGGCGGGCTCGGCATCCTGCTGCTGGCGCAGCTGAGCCTGTTCGGGATGACCGACCTCAACGCCATGAACGGGCTGAAGAACCTGTTCTCCGCCGTCCTGACCGCCATCGCCGTGGTGGCCTATGCGGCCGGCGGGGCGGTGGAATGGCCGAAAGCGCTGCTGATGACGGTAGCGGCGGTGGCCGGCGGCTATGTCGGCGCGCGGGTGGGCCGGAAGATCCCCAAGCCGGTGCTGCGCGCGGGCATCATCGCCGTCGGGCTGGTCATGAGCGCGGTGTTCTTCGTGAAATGATCGCGCTATAGAGGGCGCCACCCGCCCTTCACGCCCCTGCCCCCGCTGCGACCGGATCCGTTGCCATGCTGACCGTTTCCGACCTCGACCTGTACTATGGTGACGCCCAGGCGCTCGACGGCGTCACTCTGCAGGTTGCGGCGGGGGCGACCACAGCCATCGTCGGCGCCAACGGGGCGGGCAAGACCTCGCTGATCCGTGCCATCGCCGGAATCCTGAAGCCGGCGCGCGGCAGCATCCGCTTCAAGGACCGCGAGATCGCCGGCCTGCCCAGCCATGTCGTCTGCGACCTCGGCATCGGGCAGGTGGCGGAAGGCCGACAGATTTTCCCCAGCCTCAGCGTGCGGGAGAATCTGGAGATGGGCGCCGTCATCCCGCGAGCGCGCGCCACCGCCCGCCAGACTTACGACCGCGTGCTCGACCTGTTCCCCCGCCTGCGCGAGCGGCTGGACCAAGCCGCCGGCACCCTGTCCGGCGGCGAGCAGCAGATGCTGGCCATTGGCCGCTGCCTGATGGGCAAACCCGACCTGATCATGTTCGACGAGCCGTCGCTCGGCCTGTCGCCCGCCCTGGTGCAGGAACTGTTCCGCATCATCCGCGCCCTTGCCGCCGACGGGATGACGATCATTCTGGTCGAACAGAATGTCGCGGCATCGCTGCGGATCGCCGGGCAGGCCTATGTGCTGGAGAACGGCCGGGTGGTGCTGTCGGGAAGCGGCGAGGCGCTGCTGGCCGATCCGGCGGTGAAGCAGGCCTATCTCGGGCTGTAACGGAGGTGGGGGCGCGACGGCCCCCGACTGCGGCCCGCAGCCGATCCGTCAGAACAGCCCCTGCGCCTCGCGCGCATAGTCCAGCAGCTTTTCCACCGAGCGGGCGCGGTCGGCCGTTTCCGCGAAACGGGCGCGCGCCGCCTCGGCAGCCTTTGCCCTTTCGGTGGCATCCGTGCCCAGCGCCACTGCGCGTCCGAGGTAGGCCGTCTCGTCCGCCACCGCCATGACCGGGCCGGCGACGCCGGCCACATCGCCCTTGGCATAGGTCACCACCGGCAACCCGTCGGCCAGAGCGAAGGCCGCGCTGCCGCCACCGCCCTGGCGCGGCGGATTCAGATAGGCCGTCGCCACGGCGTACAGCCCGCGAATGCCGTCCACATGGCCAAGGGCCTTCATCCGTGCGGCGTTGCGGCTGCCGGCGATGCGGCCGGGCAGGTCCTGCACCGCACCGGCAAAGGCGACCTGCGCGTCGGACACCCGGTCGAGCAGGCGGTCGAGCGTCTCCAGGAAATCGCCGTCGACCTCCTGATCCAGCCGATTGCCGACGACGACATAGAGCGGCACGCCATCGGGCAGGCCGAAATCGGCGCGGCTGCGGGCGGGTCCGCCCTCCGGAAGGGTCCAGCCGAAGGAGAAGGGGCGGAAGCGCGCTTGCGCCTCGGCCGGCCAGCCGGCGGCGCTGTCCTCCGGCGCGTAGCCCAGCAGAATGGTGGCGAGCGACGGCGGCAGGCCGCTGGAGGTGGGCAGGAACACCACCGGACGGCTGCGCGCGAACAGGTCCGAGACGGTGTTGGAACCGCCGAAGGCGACGATCACGTCGGGATCGAACCGCTCCACCGCTTCGACGATGGCGGTCAGCTTCTCCTCGTCGAATCGCGGCTGGGGGAAGGACAGCATGCGCACCGCCGCGCCATGGGCGGCGATGGTCTGCTCGCCTTCATACTCTTCGGTGACGTTGTAGCTGTATTCGGGGACGAAGCCGTTCTCGCCCGACACCGCCATGGCATTGGGGTTCAGGATCAGCACCTCGCAGCCCTGGTCGTCCTGCAGGCGGCGGGCATAGTCGAAGGCGTCGGCGGTGGGCTGGTGCCCCTCGCCCAGCATCTGGTTGGTGATCAGCGCCACGCGCTTCACCTCGGTGCGCGGGGCAGCCCTGCGCAGCAAGGGTTCCAAGTCGTAGCGACGGGCGGTCTCCTCCACCAGCAGGCGGTAGAACCGGCGGAACTCGCCATGGGTGAAGGCGCCGACGTCGCCCTTGCGGACATCGCCCTGGAACAGCCGCATGGCGATGCCCCAGTAGGCGTAATGCAGCGACGGCACGGAGAAGCGCAGGGGATCGTCCAGCACCGCGCCGACCAGAGCATGGTAATAGGCGATGTCCCCGGTCAGCAGGAAAAGCAGGGACTGGCGCCGCATCACGTCGCCCATGGCATAGCGGGCATCGACCTCCGCCGCCGCCTCGGCACGGATGTCGTCGTCATAGCGGCGGATCAGGTTGGCCAGCGCCCCGACATTGCCCCAGCCCTCTCCCTCGTTGGTCAGCAGGCTGAGCGCGCGGGCGAAGCTCAGCGCCGCCTCGCGCTGGCGGCCGCAGGCGTGCAGGGCGTGGCCCAGATTGGCATGGAACAGGGGAGAGTCGTCGTCGCCGGCCACGGCCTGGGCGATTCGGTCCACCGCCTCCTCCGCCCGGCCGGATTGCAGGGCGATGATCCCCAGCAGATGGAGGGCGTCCGGATGGCCGGGCGACACGTCCAGCACGTCGCGGTACAGGCGCTCCGCCTCCGCGGTGCGGCCGGCACGGTGATGTTCCGTCGCCACGGCCAACGTCTGCTCGATCTGGTCCATGATGCACGTCCTTGCTGTCGGGGCGGCCCCCATCCCCCGGAGGCCGTCATCCCCTGCTGTTTACCCTGTTTTAGGAGACACGCGATCAACTTTCCGCATGCGTGGATCCACGACCATTGGGGGAAGCCGCCGCCAAGCCGCCGTCCCCCATCCGACAACAGCCGTCGCGGCCGTCCTGGCACGCTGCCTTTTGTGCGGTCTTGCCGCCCTTTGCATGGTCCTGGGCGGCCGGATTGCCCCGGCGGCGGCACAGACGACGGCCGAGAGGGCAGGGATTGCGGCCGCCGGGCCGTCGATCGCCATCAGCCTTGCCGACCGCCGGCTGTACCTGACCGGGGCGGACGGCTCGACCCGCAGCTTTCCGGTCGCCATCGGCCGCCCCGGCGTTCCGATTCCCGTCGGCGACAGCACCATCCAGCGCAAGCGCCGCGATCCGACCTGGAGGCCGACCGCCAACCAGCGGCGCGAGAAGCCGTCCCTGCCGCGGGCGGTGCCGCCGGGACCGAACAACCCGCTGGGCAAATTCGCGCTCGACCTCGGCTGGCCGGCCATCGCCATCCACGGCACCAACGAGCCGGATTCCGTCGGACGGCGGGCCAGCGGCGGCTGTTTCCGCATGCTGCCCGCCGATATCGAAACCGTCTTCGCCGCGGCGGAGGTGGGGACACCGGTGCGGGTGGTGCGGGACTCGCTGGGGGGAGGCACGCCGATGCCCATGGCCATCCAGCCGGCGAGACCGCTTCCCGTCGCGGTCAAGGCTGCACCGGCAGCCACACGGCAGCCGCCGAAGCCGTTGCCGACCCCGGCCGTCGTTACGGCCTCCAGGGTGTCCCCGCCGGAACCGCCACCTGAACCGCCACCCCAGCCGGTGGCCGACCCGCGCTGCGCCACG
The sequence above is drawn from the Azospirillum lipoferum 4B genome and encodes:
- a CDS encoding acyl-CoA synthetase is translated as MLPNADSYDGVSRAFAWRVPDRYNIGVDVCDRWAESEPDRIALINKRRDGGVEEYRFADIRALSNRFANALAAQGIGRGDRVGILLPQAPETAISHVAVYKLGGIAVPLFSLFGVEALEYRLANCGARAVVTDAAGAAKIAQIRDRLPELRAVFRIDGSGANCLDWHALCDAASDDFAPADTGPDDPALIIYTSGTTGQPKGALHAHRVLLGHLPGVEMSHDLFPQPGDRIWTPADWAWIGGLLDVLLPAWHHGVTVVSHRFEKFDAEAAFALLAEFRVRNAFLPPTALKMMRSVTAPRARHAIAMRSVASGGETLGAGMLDWGRETFGVTINEFYGQTECNMIVSSAATLMAPKPGIMGRPVPGHDVAVIDGEGNRLPPERIGLIAVRRPDPVMFLGYWNNPGATAAKFIGDWLVTGDQGELDEDGYIRFVGRDDDVITSAGYRIGPGEIEDCLIGHPAVRMAAVVGVPDPLRTEIVKAFIVLQEGVTADDALVAAIQDHVKTRLAAHEYPRAIEFLESLPMTTTGKIIRRELRNRP
- a CDS encoding sulfite exporter TauE/SafE family protein; this encodes MTELILLVAAFLAGAMNAVAGGGSFLTLPALIYAGVPPVAANATGTVALLPGYASGVYGYRQDLAPVGNLSLPLLSVVSLVGGLAGAGLLLVTPDSVFRGIVPWLLLLATGLFAFGTVLAQRLRSLGLHGNGAMMGTLFAVSVYGGYFNGGLGILLLAQLSLFGMTDLNAMNGLKNLFSAVLTAIAVVAYAAGGAVEWPKALLMTVAAVAGGYVGARVGRKIPKPVLRAGIIAVGLVMSAVFFVK
- a CDS encoding ABC transporter ATP-binding protein gives rise to the protein MLTVSDLDLYYGDAQALDGVTLQVAAGATTAIVGANGAGKTSLIRAIAGILKPARGSIRFKDREIAGLPSHVVCDLGIGQVAEGRQIFPSLSVRENLEMGAVIPRARATARQTYDRVLDLFPRLRERLDQAAGTLSGGEQQMLAIGRCLMGKPDLIMFDEPSLGLSPALVQELFRIIRALAADGMTIILVEQNVAASLRIAGQAYVLENGRVVLSGSGEALLADPAVKQAYLGL
- a CDS encoding tetratricopeptide repeat protein — protein: MDQIEQTLAVATEHHRAGRTAEAERLYRDVLDVSPGHPDALHLLGIIALQSGRAEEAVDRIAQAVAGDDDSPLFHANLGHALHACGRQREAALSFARALSLLTNEGEGWGNVGALANLIRRYDDDIRAEAAAEVDARYAMGDVMRRQSLLFLLTGDIAYYHALVGAVLDDPLRFSVPSLHYAYWGIAMRLFQGDVRKGDVGAFTHGEFRRFYRLLVEETARRYDLEPLLRRAAPRTEVKRVALITNQMLGEGHQPTADAFDYARRLQDDQGCEVLILNPNAMAVSGENGFVPEYSYNVTEEYEGEQTIAAHGAAVRMLSFPQPRFDEEKLTAIVEAVERFDPDVIVAFGGSNTVSDLFARSRPVVFLPTSSGLPPSLATILLGYAPEDSAAGWPAEAQARFRPFSFGWTLPEGGPARSRADFGLPDGVPLYVVVGNRLDQEVDGDFLETLDRLLDRVSDAQVAFAGAVQDLPGRIAGSRNAARMKALGHVDGIRGLYAVATAYLNPPRQGGGGSAAFALADGLPVVTYAKGDVAGVAGPVMAVADETAYLGRAVALGTDATERAKAAEAARARFAETADRARSVEKLLDYAREAQGLF
- a CDS encoding L,D-transpeptidase, translating into MVLGGRIAPAAAQTTAERAGIAAAGPSIAISLADRRLYLTGADGSTRSFPVAIGRPGVPIPVGDSTIQRKRRDPTWRPTANQRREKPSLPRAVPPGPNNPLGKFALDLGWPAIAIHGTNEPDSVGRRASGGCFRMLPADIETVFAAAEVGTPVRVVRDSLGGGTPMPMAIQPARPLPVAVKAAPAATRQPPKPLPTPAVVTASRVSPPEPPPEPPPQPVADPRCATVTAPLRRMICDVPELALLDGRARGTQERFLAGIADPAARAAAAYDLIQEERRFHERIAALCWIRSGTEGDPDVAASARSCLTTALDRRLDDVAERIAALRGGARLAGRP